Proteins encoded in a region of the Terriglobia bacterium genome:
- a CDS encoding YifB family Mg chelatase-like AAA ATPase translates to MLGRATGAVLIGVEACLVEVEVDLAGGLPSVSAVGLPDVAVREGIERIRSAIPHAGFTLPDGRAMINLAPAEVQKQGAGLDLPIAVALLSADGQIQASHPEETVIAGELGLDGSVRPIRGALSIAMEAARVGRRRVLVPRANAEEAALVAGIDAVSVGSLADVAATNGASARVSRPDVASALRAAEAGRSSHDLADVRGQALARRALEVAAAGGHHLLLSGPPGSGKSMLAQRLPGILPGMTPDEALEVTRIWSASGLSRGLVATRPFRSPHHGISFAGLTGGGLRLRPGEISLATHGVLYLDELPEFRRDALEGLRQPLEDGTITVVRIHASATFPSRFMLVASMNPCPCGHHGSPGGRCGCTPLEIRRYLAKLSGPLIDRFDIVVDVPPVDLAALSSPSRGEASLAVRERVVAARERQRERFGESGPTCNARMGPSELDRFAPLSPASRRLLIDACERMGLSARGFDRVRRVARTLADLEGIEAIGPHHVAEAVQYRRALVLGGG, encoded by the coding sequence ATGCTCGGGCGTGCCACGGGTGCCGTCCTGATCGGGGTCGAGGCCTGCCTGGTCGAGGTCGAGGTCGATCTCGCCGGTGGGCTGCCCAGCGTCTCCGCAGTGGGGCTGCCGGACGTGGCCGTCCGGGAAGGGATTGAGCGCATCCGTTCGGCGATCCCGCACGCGGGGTTCACGCTCCCCGACGGGCGGGCGATGATCAACCTCGCCCCGGCGGAGGTGCAGAAGCAGGGGGCCGGACTCGACTTGCCGATCGCGGTGGCGCTCCTGTCGGCGGACGGGCAGATCCAGGCGAGCCATCCCGAGGAGACGGTGATTGCCGGGGAACTCGGTCTCGACGGCTCGGTACGGCCGATCCGAGGCGCGCTGTCCATCGCGATGGAGGCGGCACGGGTCGGCCGCCGGCGCGTGCTCGTCCCCCGCGCGAACGCGGAAGAGGCCGCGCTCGTCGCGGGGATCGACGCCGTCTCCGTGGGGTCGCTCGCCGACGTCGCGGCCACGAACGGAGCGAGCGCGCGGGTGTCGCGTCCCGACGTCGCCTCGGCACTCCGGGCCGCGGAGGCCGGCCGGTCGTCGCACGACCTCGCCGATGTTCGCGGACAGGCCCTGGCGAGACGCGCGCTCGAGGTCGCGGCCGCGGGAGGGCACCACCTGCTCCTCTCCGGGCCTCCTGGCTCGGGAAAGAGCATGCTGGCGCAACGACTCCCCGGGATCCTCCCGGGAATGACACCGGACGAAGCGCTGGAGGTCACGCGCATCTGGAGCGCTTCGGGACTCAGCCGCGGTCTCGTCGCCACCCGCCCTTTTCGATCGCCGCACCACGGGATCTCGTTCGCCGGCCTGACCGGAGGAGGACTGCGCCTGAGGCCAGGTGAGATCAGCCTCGCGACCCACGGGGTCCTCTACCTGGACGAGTTGCCGGAGTTCCGCCGGGACGCGCTCGAGGGGCTCCGGCAGCCGCTGGAGGACGGGACGATCACGGTGGTGCGCATCCACGCGAGCGCGACGTTCCCCAGCCGGTTCATGCTGGTCGCGTCGATGAACCCCTGTCCGTGTGGACATCATGGCAGCCCCGGCGGGAGGTGCGGCTGCACGCCCCTCGAGATCCGGCGCTACCTCGCGAAGCTCTCGGGGCCGCTGATCGATCGGTTCGACATCGTGGTGGACGTGCCTCCGGTCGATCTGGCGGCGCTTTCGTCTCCTTCGAGAGGGGAGGCGTCGCTGGCGGTGCGGGAAAGGGTGGTTGCGGCGAGAGAAAGGCAGAGGGAGCGATTCGGCGAGAGCGGTCCGACCTGCAACGCGCGCATGGGACCGAGTGAGCTCGACCGCTTCGCGCCGCTCTCGCCCGCCTCGCGGCGCTTGCTCATCGACGCCTGCGAGAGAATGGGTCTCTCCGCGCGAGGCTTCGACCGTGTCAGACGCGTTGCGCGGACGCTTGCGGACCTTGAGGGGATCGAGGCGATCGGTCCCCACCACGTCGCCGAGGCGGTGCAGTACCGGAGGGCGCTGGTGCTGGGGGGAGGGTGA
- a CDS encoding LysM peptidoglycan-binding domain-containing protein: MIRLRSTLPGKPCFTLLPAVLALALAGCATLNQRSVDTPPNETPAPVANAPAVAVPAGNAVEEVILGARAHQAAAERAQGEGDAATARQEFDSAIRILQEGGTDPRLGEISAEISDEIKALDGAAQAGPDQVDVETEEVEPSPLDELATPPPELTPGEMEQERSLIDYSGLKFDIPFVVNDKVIAWVDFFTNRDRDKFLPGLIRSGRFLPMIRRIFAEEGLPQDLAYMAHVESAYKVNAFSRAKAKGIFQFIVGTGRRYGLRTDAWVDERSDPEKATRAAAAYLKDLYAMFGDWYLALAAYNAGEGKIQRVIDRTGERDFWYLAATRVLRNETANYVPAILAATLISKDPKRFGFEFEPDAPMDYENIRVEGSVHLKVLARCAGTDVDTMQKLNPALRRRQTPPGSTEVRVPAGTGTTTLAALAEVPAAERSAVARHFVAKGETLAGIARRYGVRTSEIRKANRMGKRTAVHPGESLIVPAGAADVADSTEPRPAARSAGATLYRVRRGDTLSSIARRYGTQPAAIASASGISQNRTLKVGDRLTVPGAAEAKADALPAKAARHSQDAARVVHTVRRGETLRRIADRYQVTVDRICALNDLSPDATIYPGLRLTIE, encoded by the coding sequence GTGATCAGGCTGCGGTCGACCCTCCCGGGCAAGCCATGTTTCACTCTCCTCCCGGCGGTGCTGGCGCTCGCGCTCGCGGGCTGCGCCACCCTGAACCAGCGCTCGGTGGACACTCCGCCCAACGAGACACCGGCCCCCGTCGCGAACGCACCGGCGGTTGCGGTGCCTGCCGGGAACGCCGTCGAAGAGGTGATCCTGGGCGCGCGCGCCCACCAGGCCGCTGCGGAGCGGGCTCAGGGAGAGGGCGACGCCGCGACCGCGCGTCAGGAATTCGACAGCGCGATTCGGATACTCCAGGAAGGCGGAACCGACCCCAGGCTCGGCGAGATCTCGGCGGAGATCTCGGACGAGATCAAGGCGCTCGACGGCGCGGCGCAGGCCGGTCCGGACCAGGTCGACGTCGAGACCGAAGAGGTCGAGCCTTCTCCCCTGGACGAGCTGGCCACGCCTCCGCCGGAGCTGACGCCGGGCGAGATGGAGCAGGAGCGCAGCCTCATCGATTATTCCGGTCTGAAGTTCGACATCCCGTTCGTGGTGAACGACAAGGTGATCGCCTGGGTCGATTTCTTCACGAACCGCGATCGCGACAAGTTCCTCCCGGGGCTGATCCGTTCCGGCCGGTTCCTTCCGATGATCCGGAGGATCTTCGCGGAAGAGGGCCTGCCGCAGGACCTCGCGTACATGGCGCACGTGGAGAGCGCGTACAAGGTCAACGCGTTCTCGCGCGCGAAGGCCAAGGGGATCTTCCAATTCATTGTCGGCACGGGGCGCCGCTACGGCCTCCGCACCGACGCCTGGGTGGACGAGCGCTCGGACCCGGAGAAGGCGACCCGGGCCGCCGCGGCGTACCTCAAGGACCTCTATGCGATGTTCGGCGACTGGTACCTCGCGCTGGCCGCGTACAACGCCGGCGAGGGGAAGATCCAGCGCGTGATCGACCGGACGGGAGAACGGGACTTCTGGTATCTGGCCGCGACCCGCGTCCTGCGGAACGAGACCGCGAACTACGTGCCCGCGATCCTCGCCGCCACGCTGATCTCGAAGGACCCCAAGCGGTTCGGCTTCGAGTTCGAGCCCGATGCGCCGATGGACTACGAGAACATCCGGGTCGAAGGCTCGGTGCACCTCAAGGTGCTCGCTCGCTGCGCGGGAACCGACGTCGACACGATGCAGAAGCTCAACCCGGCGCTGAGACGCCGCCAGACCCCTCCCGGTTCCACCGAGGTCCGCGTTCCGGCGGGGACGGGGACGACCACCCTCGCCGCTCTCGCCGAGGTGCCGGCAGCGGAGCGGTCGGCGGTGGCGCGGCACTTCGTCGCGAAAGGCGAGACCCTCGCTGGGATCGCCCGCCGCTACGGCGTCCGGACTTCCGAGATCCGGAAGGCCAACCGGATGGGGAAGCGCACCGCCGTCCATCCCGGCGAGTCGCTGATCGTGCCGGCGGGCGCGGCCGACGTCGCAGATTCCACCGAGCCCAGGCCCGCCGCGCGCTCTGCGGGCGCCACCCTCTACCGGGTGCGCCGCGGGGACACGCTGTCGTCGATCGCGAGGAGGTACGGCACCCAGCCGGCCGCGATCGCCTCGGCCAGCGGGATCTCGCAGAATCGCACGCTCAAGGTCGGCGATCGGCTGACGGTCCCGGGGGCCGCGGAGGCGAAAGCCGACGCCCTTCCCGCAAAGGCGGCCCGCCACTCTCAGGACGCCGCACGGGTCGTCCACACCGTTCGGCGAGGCGAGACGCTCCGGCGTATCGCCGACCGCTACCAGGTCACAGTGGACCGGATCTGCGCCCTGAACGACCTCTCGCCGGACGCCACGATCTACCCCGGCCTGAGGCTCACGATCGAGTAG
- the recA gene encoding recombinase RecA: MPDSKERTKAMDLAVSQIERQFGKGSIMKLGDRGHVEIPVISTSALSLDFALGVGGIPKGRVVEIFGPESSGKTTLALHVVAEAQKLGGIAAFIDAEHALDPEYAKKLGCDVDNLMVSQPDSGEQALEIVEILIRSGAIDIVVVDSVAALVPKAELDGEMGDSHVGLQARLMSQALRKLTGVVSKSGTALVFINQIRDKIGVMFGNPETTTGGRALKFYASMRLDIRRIGAIKEGEETTGSRTRLRVVKNKVAPPFRSAEFDILYGEGISREGDLIDLGIAQKIIDKSGSWFSYGEIRLGQGRENARVFLKDNADLTAEIEGKVREVLGMSKRAAAAPPQEAEKAHAKSRG; encoded by the coding sequence ATGCCAGACTCGAAGGAAAGGACGAAGGCGATGGATCTCGCTGTCTCGCAGATCGAGCGGCAGTTCGGCAAGGGATCGATCATGAAGCTGGGCGACCGCGGCCACGTGGAGATTCCGGTCATCTCCACGTCCGCGCTCTCGCTGGACTTCGCTCTCGGCGTGGGCGGGATACCCAAGGGGCGGGTCGTCGAGATCTTCGGACCGGAATCGTCGGGCAAGACCACCCTAGCCCTCCACGTGGTGGCGGAGGCGCAGAAGCTCGGAGGGATCGCGGCGTTCATCGACGCCGAGCACGCCCTCGACCCGGAGTACGCGAAGAAGCTCGGCTGCGACGTGGACAACCTCATGGTCTCGCAGCCGGACTCCGGCGAGCAGGCGCTCGAGATCGTGGAGATCCTGATCCGGTCCGGCGCCATCGACATCGTGGTGGTGGACTCCGTGGCCGCGCTGGTGCCGAAGGCCGAGCTCGACGGCGAGATGGGCGACTCCCACGTCGGCCTCCAGGCCAGGCTCATGTCGCAGGCGCTCCGCAAGCTGACCGGGGTCGTGTCGAAGAGCGGGACCGCGCTGGTGTTCATCAACCAGATCCGCGACAAGATCGGCGTCATGTTCGGCAATCCCGAGACGACGACGGGCGGACGCGCGCTCAAGTTCTACGCCTCGATGCGGCTCGACATCCGGCGCATCGGCGCGATCAAGGAAGGCGAGGAGACCACGGGGAGCCGCACCCGCCTTAGGGTCGTGAAGAACAAGGTGGCACCTCCCTTCCGCTCCGCGGAGTTCGACATCCTCTACGGCGAGGGGATCTCGAGGGAAGGCGACCTCATCGACCTCGGGATCGCCCAGAAGATCATCGACAAGTCGGGCTCGTGGTTCTCCTACGGCGAGATCCGCCTGGGGCAGGGGCGGGAGAACGCGCGTGTCTTCCTGAAGGACAACGCCGACCTGACCGCCGAGATCGAGGGGAAGGTCCGAGAGGTTCTGGGGATGTCGAAGCGAGCGGCCGCCGCTCCTCCGCAGGAGGCCGAGAAGGCCCACGCCAAGTCCCGCGGCTGA
- a CDS encoding site-specific integrase has translation MIWKRRNKRDGMVYYFVRYELDNGRRKKEQVPLNLDGRPVSKQDAADFLTKRKAEVNAGTWVDPHAPAPEVDPETGPTFRQFATRFLAEHPGKRRSNHYPSNVRELVKHFGDRPLRQISRADLDAYRVALQTTARPGRPIPKSKRVEGGPERTSRAPLSSTTVLKRLRALHRMFKLAVRWGDLPFNPAADLEKPSPNRGGLRYLSREEFGRLEEAAPPWLRPMLRLAVVTGLRLKEVALLTWGEVDRKARTLTVAMETKTGARTVPLNREAEAVLDEAKGRRKQLATEVRVLEAYVFVDDAGQGYADEARRRLVSEATRAAARGAELPGKVGFHTLRHTAASWMVQGRTPLYEVQEILGHSSPALTARYAHLDPKHLRTAVEAIDEMLREGPVSVPIREAVLGG, from the coding sequence ATGATCTGGAAACGCCGGAACAAGCGCGACGGGATGGTCTACTACTTCGTCCGGTACGAGCTGGACAACGGCCGGCGGAAGAAAGAACAAGTCCCCCTGAATCTGGACGGTCGGCCCGTGTCGAAGCAGGACGCCGCCGACTTCCTGACGAAGCGGAAGGCGGAGGTCAACGCCGGGACGTGGGTCGACCCGCACGCGCCGGCGCCGGAGGTGGATCCCGAGACGGGCCCGACCTTCCGGCAGTTTGCGACACGGTTCCTCGCGGAGCATCCCGGGAAGCGCCGCTCGAATCACTACCCGTCGAACGTCCGCGAGCTTGTGAAGCACTTCGGCGACCGACCGCTCCGGCAAATATCACGCGCCGACCTGGACGCCTACCGCGTGGCGCTCCAGACGACGGCGCGCCCGGGGCGGCCGATCCCGAAGAGCAAGAGGGTCGAGGGCGGACCCGAGCGCACCTCCCGGGCCCCCCTCTCCTCGACGACGGTCCTTAAGCGCCTCCGCGCGCTGCATCGGATGTTCAAGTTGGCCGTGCGGTGGGGCGATCTGCCGTTCAACCCTGCGGCGGACCTTGAGAAGCCGTCGCCGAACCGGGGCGGGCTCCGCTACCTGTCGCGTGAGGAGTTCGGGAGGCTCGAGGAAGCGGCTCCGCCGTGGCTCCGCCCCATGCTTCGGCTTGCGGTCGTTACCGGCCTCCGGTTGAAAGAGGTCGCGCTCCTGACGTGGGGCGAGGTGGACCGCAAGGCGCGGACGCTGACCGTAGCGATGGAGACGAAGACGGGGGCCCGCACGGTCCCGTTGAATCGCGAAGCGGAGGCCGTCCTCGACGAGGCGAAGGGGCGACGGAAGCAACTCGCCACGGAGGTCCGAGTCCTGGAGGCGTACGTCTTCGTGGACGATGCCGGCCAGGGATACGCCGACGAGGCCAGGAGGCGGCTCGTCAGCGAGGCGACCCGAGCCGCGGCCAGGGGGGCCGAGCTTCCCGGCAAGGTCGGGTTTCACACCCTCCGGCACACGGCCGCTTCGTGGATGGTCCAGGGGCGGACCCCGCTGTACGAGGTCCAGGAGATCCTCGGACACTCAAGTCCGGCACTCACCGCCCGGTACGCCCACCTGGACCCGAAACACCTCCGGACCGCGGTCGAAGCGATCGACGAAATGCTCCGCGAGGGTCCCGTTTCGGTCCCTATTCGCGAGGCTGTTTTGGGTGGCTAG
- a CDS encoding tyrosine-type recombinase/integrase: protein MMARPTANAILADKSRHFTFPVGESYPPRQTLRPLEISLLLSAPDRRTRRGLRDAAVLELLYGAGLRASEVASLRVDSIRWADRSLFVRGKGGNERLAPLAGMAAETLALYLGRGRCGDWVFPGRNGRPLGRSAVWGIVKRAARAAGLPEWIAPHALRHSFATHLHEGGASIEQVRRFLGHAHLATTAIYTHVELSMLRKTMRTCHPREHRGALLRLWETQHRGMREAGEEGRRRHREHSWWIAHRRRWREARPINAEPGELAKVNVECMDREGKRLRCLICDTEWIAGPGPNGRRAYRFWTCPQGCNEEGIMATRRRVPQVVRTEMSHYFGALWRVPVERREEWTAAHPAPDTTAAARESTHRRRSEEVDTRRVLRGCVRSMERHAARRETFTAERLRAAGIA from the coding sequence ATGATGGCGCGACCCACGGCTAACGCAATCCTAGCAGACAAGAGCAGACACTTTACCTTCCCCGTTGGAGAATCCTATCCGCCTAGACAGACTCTCCGACCGCTCGAAATCTCTCTACTCCTCTCCGCTCCCGACCGGCGCACCCGTCGCGGTCTACGGGATGCCGCGGTCCTGGAACTCCTGTACGGCGCCGGCCTCCGAGCGAGCGAGGTAGCCTCCCTCCGCGTGGACTCGATCCGCTGGGCGGATCGGAGTCTCTTCGTCAGAGGCAAGGGCGGTAACGAACGGCTCGCCCCGCTGGCGGGGATGGCAGCGGAAACGCTCGCCCTGTATCTCGGTCGCGGTCGTTGTGGTGACTGGGTATTCCCCGGACGCAACGGCCGCCCGCTGGGGCGCTCCGCGGTGTGGGGCATCGTGAAGCGGGCCGCGCGGGCAGCGGGGCTCCCTGAGTGGATCGCGCCTCACGCGCTGCGCCATTCGTTCGCCACCCACCTACACGAAGGGGGCGCCTCGATAGAGCAGGTGCGGCGGTTCCTTGGACACGCGCACCTCGCTACCACCGCGATCTATACCCACGTCGAGCTTTCCATGCTTCGCAAGACGATGCGGACCTGTCACCCACGCGAGCACCGCGGCGCCCTGTTACGTCTCTGGGAGACCCAGCATCGGGGAATGCGCGAGGCCGGCGAAGAGGGGCGGCGCCGTCACCGAGAGCACTCCTGGTGGATCGCGCACCGCCGCAGATGGCGCGAAGCGCGGCCGATCAACGCCGAGCCGGGCGAACTGGCGAAGGTCAACGTAGAGTGCATGGACCGAGAGGGGAAGCGGCTGCGCTGCCTCATCTGCGACACCGAATGGATAGCTGGCCCGGGGCCGAACGGACGCCGGGCTTATCGGTTCTGGACGTGCCCGCAAGGGTGCAACGAGGAGGGGATCATGGCGACCAGGAGGAGAGTCCCCCAGGTGGTCCGCACGGAGATGTCCCACTACTTCGGCGCGCTCTGGCGCGTCCCCGTCGAGCGGCGGGAGGAATGGACCGCAGCGCACCCGGCGCCCGACACCACGGCGGCGGCGCGGGAGAGTACGCACCGGCGGCGGTCCGAGGAGGTGGACACCCGAAGGGTCCTCCGTGGATGCGTCCGAAGCATGGAGCGGCACGCGGCCCGGCGGGAGACGTTCACCGCGGAGAGGCTGCGAGCGGCGGGGATCGCGTGA
- a CDS encoding sigma-70 family RNA polymerase sigma factor, with protein MSSSVARLTADAETAIRARLAAGDESARGEMIERTVGLARWVASRPRVPMHLFDDAAQEGRLAIVQAAQRFDPDTSTPFRIVALVVAERAVWDLIRRESPLHIPAWYTRRLSTVLHVAATLAGRLGREPSEAEIAEAAGISVRAVAQTFERAASLSVVHLDDLDPEEQRAILRKVAAPGPTPAEDAEREDAARWVREQVARLPSRSRGVLVAYYGLDGQAPRGGGALARELGITRQGVAFRLAKAERRLRALAEVAGLQPARR; from the coding sequence ATGTCCTCCTCTGTCGCTCGCCTGACCGCCGACGCCGAGACCGCCATCCGTGCCCGCCTTGCCGCGGGCGACGAAAGCGCGAGGGGCGAGATGATCGAGCGCACGGTGGGGCTCGCGCGGTGGGTTGCGAGCCGGCCGCGGGTGCCGATGCACCTCTTCGACGATGCCGCGCAGGAGGGACGGCTCGCGATCGTGCAGGCGGCGCAGCGGTTCGACCCCGACACGTCGACCCCGTTCCGAATCGTCGCGCTCGTGGTGGCGGAGCGCGCCGTCTGGGATTTGATTCGCCGGGAGTCACCGCTTCACATCCCGGCGTGGTACACGAGGCGGCTCTCCACGGTGCTCCACGTCGCGGCAACGCTCGCCGGCAGGCTGGGCCGGGAGCCGTCGGAGGCGGAGATCGCGGAGGCGGCGGGCATCTCCGTGCGTGCGGTGGCCCAGACGTTCGAGCGGGCCGCCTCGCTCTCGGTCGTCCACCTGGACGACCTGGACCCCGAGGAGCAGCGGGCGATTCTCAGGAAGGTCGCGGCGCCCGGGCCGACGCCGGCAGAGGACGCCGAGCGAGAGGACGCGGCCCGCTGGGTCCGGGAGCAAGTCGCCCGGCTTCCCTCGCGGTCGCGTGGGGTCCTGGTGGCGTACTACGGACTCGACGGCCAGGCCCCACGGGGCGGAGGCGCCCTCGCGAGAGAACTTGGTATCACCCGTCAGGGGGTCGCGTTCCGACTGGCCAAGGCCGAGCGCAGGCTCCGCGCCCTGGCCGAAGTCGCGGGGTTGCAGCCGGCGCGGCGCTGA
- a CDS encoding bifunctional DNA primase/polymerase produces the protein MDQAAAIREAEAVKGAARGWAFTPVNGKVPTLPGWPDLPKPDAEQIRQWARAGNIGLRCGSVSGVVVVDEDRHKGGRLDSVPRTPTVETGGGGKQYYFAAPPEPIGNTAGRLAPHVDTRGDRGQVVFVGSVHPETGRIYRWADGLSPDDVQLAPFPADWLTKLRGGNGNGHQTPAKASVAVAVPDAYGRSALEAECRAVREAPAGTRNDTLNRAAFNLGTLVGGGILERVTVEDALLDAACASGLVSDDGERSVRGTIASGLKSGIAEPRRPEPTRQGTPAPAAVEVDTDARDSSTPPEWVDAPERDGATRQAPPAEPTSRRVAEAAIWRSADVYELLIAEPAPVPFLADRFLARQELALLTAPPKETKTWVTLAAAVDLALGRPVLGLFAVERPLRVLLADEEMGLRKIQRRLQRITLGLGLTDNDLRAVAERINLRPQQGMGLTSDEGIEALRVALEAFRPDVAIFDSFAAFTSGITSENDNAARRRFYNAAIAPFKQSYDLAVMMTAHPPLPSQNAAPDAKTRPRGGGDILAVADRAFYLEKVSETKTEHGRIVTATLGERFSREGGGLDGLCTVTVEDVGPNATTVRATSSESGSLAAAVGKRAACEQEILHTLRLQPEGRIYQPTLTEHCKGKGYDRTRVYYPALNGLEGLRRLRVLPAVPGSGKSGKWVQLSEEDDRDD, from the coding sequence GTGGACCAGGCCGCGGCGATCCGCGAAGCCGAAGCGGTGAAGGGCGCGGCCCGGGGATGGGCTTTCACCCCGGTCAACGGCAAGGTCCCAACGCTTCCCGGATGGCCCGATCTACCCAAGCCCGATGCGGAGCAAATCCGCCAGTGGGCGCGAGCCGGGAACATCGGCCTTCGGTGCGGGAGCGTGTCGGGTGTGGTGGTGGTAGACGAGGATAGGCACAAGGGCGGCCGTCTCGATAGCGTACCTCGGACCCCGACCGTGGAGACTGGCGGAGGCGGCAAACAGTACTATTTCGCGGCGCCCCCCGAGCCCATCGGGAACACGGCCGGGCGGCTCGCCCCCCACGTCGATACTCGCGGGGACCGTGGACAAGTCGTATTTGTAGGGAGCGTCCACCCGGAGACGGGCCGCATCTACCGATGGGCGGACGGTCTCTCGCCGGATGACGTGCAGCTCGCGCCGTTCCCAGCGGATTGGCTTACGAAACTCCGCGGCGGGAACGGGAACGGACACCAGACTCCCGCAAAGGCGTCCGTGGCGGTGGCCGTCCCCGATGCTTACGGCCGTTCGGCTCTCGAGGCGGAATGTCGGGCCGTCCGCGAGGCGCCCGCCGGCACCCGAAATGACACCTTGAACCGCGCGGCGTTCAATCTCGGGACGCTCGTGGGAGGCGGGATCCTCGAGCGCGTGACCGTGGAGGATGCGCTCCTCGACGCGGCGTGCGCCTCCGGACTCGTGTCCGACGACGGGGAGCGGAGCGTCCGAGGGACGATCGCCTCCGGCCTCAAGTCAGGGATCGCGGAGCCGAGGCGCCCCGAGCCGACGCGACAAGGCACACCCGCCCCCGCGGCCGTCGAGGTGGATACAGACGCGCGCGACTCGTCCACCCCGCCCGAATGGGTAGACGCGCCAGAGCGCGACGGGGCAACCCGGCAAGCGCCACCGGCAGAGCCGACCTCCCGGCGTGTCGCCGAGGCCGCCATCTGGCGGAGCGCGGACGTGTACGAGCTGCTCATCGCAGAGCCCGCGCCGGTCCCGTTCTTGGCCGATCGGTTTCTAGCGCGGCAAGAACTGGCGCTCCTCACCGCACCGCCGAAGGAGACGAAAACTTGGGTAACACTCGCGGCGGCCGTCGACCTGGCGCTAGGCCGGCCGGTTCTCGGGCTCTTCGCCGTCGAGCGCCCGCTCCGGGTCCTCCTCGCCGACGAAGAGATGGGGCTCCGGAAGATTCAACGCCGGTTGCAACGGATCACCCTCGGCCTTGGCCTCACTGACAACGACCTCCGCGCCGTCGCGGAACGGATCAATCTTCGGCCACAGCAAGGCATGGGGCTCACGTCGGACGAAGGAATCGAGGCTCTCCGCGTGGCCCTCGAGGCGTTCCGGCCCGACGTGGCGATCTTCGACAGCTTCGCCGCATTCACTAGCGGTATCACCAGCGAGAACGACAACGCGGCCAGGCGCCGGTTCTACAACGCCGCGATCGCACCCTTTAAGCAGAGTTACGACCTGGCCGTCATGATGACCGCGCACCCGCCGCTCCCGTCGCAGAACGCGGCCCCTGACGCGAAGACCCGCCCGCGCGGAGGCGGAGACATTCTCGCCGTCGCCGATCGGGCGTTCTACCTCGAGAAAGTCTCCGAGACGAAAACCGAGCACGGCCGCATCGTGACCGCGACCCTCGGGGAGCGGTTCTCCCGGGAAGGTGGTGGCCTCGACGGCCTCTGTACCGTCACCGTGGAGGATGTGGGCCCGAACGCCACGACGGTCCGCGCCACCTCGAGCGAGAGCGGTTCCCTGGCCGCGGCGGTGGGCAAGCGCGCCGCGTGCGAGCAGGAGATCCTCCACACACTCCGACTCCAACCCGAAGGGCGGATCTACCAGCCGACCCTAACCGAACACTGCAAGGGCAAGGGATACGACCGGACCCGGGTGTACTACCCCGCCTTGAACGGCCTCGAGGGGCTCCGCCGGCTCCGCGTGCTCCCCGCCGTGCCCGGCTCCGGCAAGTCGGGGAAGTGGGTGCAGCTCAGCGAGGAAGACGACCGTGACGACTAG
- a CDS encoding helix-turn-helix transcriptional regulator: MADTNVLEVVDGPARVIRRARRILGLSVHELALRADCSPSHLSRVERGLARPGPDLLARVLEVLTVEEPRL; the protein is encoded by the coding sequence ATGGCGGACACAAATGTTCTTGAGGTTGTTGACGGCCCCGCCAGAGTGATCCGGCGGGCCCGGCGAATTCTCGGCCTCTCGGTTCACGAGCTGGCGCTCCGCGCCGATTGCTCGCCGTCGCACCTCTCCCGCGTCGAGCGCGGCCTCGCCCGGCCTGGCCCGGACCTGCTCGCGCGGGTCCTCGAGGTCCTAACCGTTGAGGAGCCGCGGCTGTGA
- a CDS encoding SIKE family protein → MGVLDALKDAGQLAKGLASIEDKQKLLDLQVAALEIAQRNAQLEQENRELREKLRIRDELTFRENVYWRDGQADKGPFCPPCWDSRGLLVHLTETTPNVQYDCRSCGKYFTLRPAPPVIPRRGVKEDPDPFRRF, encoded by the coding sequence ATGGGAGTCCTAGACGCCCTCAAGGATGCCGGTCAGCTTGCCAAGGGGCTCGCGTCGATTGAGGACAAACAGAAGCTCCTCGATCTCCAGGTCGCAGCCCTCGAGATCGCACAGCGAAATGCCCAACTCGAGCAGGAGAACCGGGAGTTGCGCGAGAAACTGCGGATCCGGGACGAGCTCACGTTCCGCGAGAACGTCTACTGGCGCGACGGCCAGGCGGACAAGGGCCCATTTTGTCCCCCGTGCTGGGACTCGCGCGGGCTACTTGTCCATCTCACGGAAACCACGCCCAATGTGCAGTACGACTGTAGGTCGTGCGGCAAATACTTCACTCTTCGGCCCGCCCCGCCTGTGATACCTCGGCGCGGCGTAAAAGAAGATCCTGACCCCTTCAGACGTTTCTAG